The nucleotide window TTCCTTGGCTGCGGGGGAGGGTGCGGGGGGCTATTTGTAAGGCCGCAGGAAACTGGAGACTTTGGAGCGGAGGAGTTTGATGAAGGAGCGGGGCAGCATCTCCTTGTGCTTCTCTGTGTACTTGAAATAGTTCTGGGGATGTGCCAGCACGTCGAAGAAAGCTTTGATCAGCTTCTTGTCCTGTGGAGGGAGCcaaagaggagggagaggtcaCCATCCATCCCACCCtgtgcctcccccccccccgtggTGGCTCCGAAACCGgagctgggagggcaggggtGGCACAGCCGAGGGGAGGGCAGGACATTTCCTGCCGGGCAGCAAGGACCTGGGGGGGGAAGCGCTCACCTTGAGGATCTCTTGGTGGTTTTCAGAGGCGTAGAGCCTGCCGTCCCTCACGATGTCCTCCACCAGCTGCTCATAGTCCTCTGCAACCccccagccaaaaaaaaaaccaaacccaaaccacaaggTCAGGACAGGAGCTGCCACTTGTCCCCACGCCTCTGCTCCTCATCCCTAAGTCTGCTTCCCCCAAAACACATGGGATGGGGGATGACCTGGGTACTAAACTGGACAGGGGACACTGGACACAGGGGATGGTGACCCCTCCAGGCTGTGCTCACCGTCGTAGGTGACGTAGGGGATCTGGAAGCCCCGGGCACTGTTGGCTTCACTGGTTTTGAAGTTGATCCAAAGCTTCCGAGAGCGAGCGGTGAAGGCAATGGGTCTCTCGTAGGTCTGGCAGGTCTCGTAGGTGGTGATGGAGGATGGGGAGGCTGTGGGGAAGGGTGAGGGGCTGGGTGATGCTGGGTGCTCATCAGCAGAGTTGCCCCCAGCTGTGCTGAAATGCTCCTGGCAGAGGAGGCACCTGGGAGGGGGTTTGGCCACGTTGGGTGAGGCTGAGTCCCAGCCCTCACGTTAGGTACCAGGGATGCTGTTATTCCTTCCTTGCTTTGGGAAGGCCTAAAAGGGGCTTTttaccccccacccccccacccaaaAGAAGTGCTGAGACATGGGTGTACAACTAGTCCACCCGTAGCCCATGCACATCCCCCTGATCCAGCAAGACACTGGGGTGATGCTGATCCCTCTGCTCAATTCCCAAACTCCCAAAATTCCACCCAGTTCCCAAAAATTCCAACACCTGAAAGGAACCTACAGGAGGGCTAGAGAGGGACTTATaagagtgtccagtgacagggcaagggaaaatggttttaaactgaaggagaacaggtttagactggatcttTGCAAGAAATTCTGCAGTACAggggtggtgagatgctggaacaggctgccaggagaagctgtggcttgggggtgttcaaggccaggttggatgaggctttgagcaacctgggctggatgagagaTTGGAGTGGATGATCTTGACTCTAGAGTAGATTCCCCCCTCTACTCTGttcccacctggagtgctgggtccagttctggagtccccagtaccagaaggacacagagctcctggaaggtgtccagaggagcccctgaaatgctcagagggctgagcacctccctgggaagccaggctgagggattggggttgttcagcctggagaagagaaggctcccaggtgagctcagagcaaccttccaatacctgaaggggctacaagaaagctgggtgAGGGCTctggacatgggggggtagggagaggacaagggaaatgggttaaaacttgaagaggggagaattaggtcagacattaggaacaattctttcctgtgagggtggtgaggtgctggaacaggttgcccaaggaataTGTGGCTGCTCCAGACATgcccaaacccccccagccccaccccaagcagccctgcaggaacTGAAATCAAACCATTCCTTGCATCCTCACCCAAGTTGGTTTTGCCACGTTGCAAAATTTCTCTCCCCCAGGGTATATTTGCCTTGTGTGCTACCCCAGGATGTAACTGATAAGGGAACACAGTGACAGGATAaggggggaatggctttaagctggaaGTGGGTAAATTGAGGTTGGGCAtcaggaaggaattctttggggtgagggtgctgagcccctgggtgcccccagaagctgtggctgccccatccctggcagtgttgaaggttggatggggcttggagcaccctgggctgggggaggtgtccctgcccatggcaggggtggcactgggatggctttgaggtcccttcacacccaaactattccatgaCTCTctgatctctaaggtcccttccaaccatcctatgattctctGAACACCTCCCTGCTGTCTCACACCTTTCTCCCTTtgcagcaggcagctccagcccagccccagcctgttCGTCCCCAGGTTTCTCTCGGTTACCTACAGTTTTTCCGCATGACCAAGACGTCTCCGCACTCGTCCTCAGAAGGGAGGAAGATCTCTGGCACCACGATGAGGATCTTGcgtttggggggggggggttgatgTTCCAGGTGCACTCGATGTTGGCAGGGTAATTCCCAGGGTAGTTGGGGGACTCGATGTAACCCGTGTattcccccagctcccccccgCACTGCCGGTCTGCAAGGCATGGAGAGCCTGTTCAACTGGGAACCAGTGGTATGGGCACTGGGATGGCATGAGGTTTActgggaaaggggggagggggagagggagtgCTCTATCAGCTCCCCTCCATGcattctcccctctcccccaaccCTGTGTCTGCAGCAAGCACAGAAATGTTccaaaaatttcattttaggggaattatttttttcaatattttgaaGGAAAGGGCTGTGCCTGTCATGTCCCTCCCCCCCTTCATCCCACCCCAGAGCTCTCCTACTTTTGCATTGGGACACAGAGGTGGAGCCATCGAAGTCAGTGGTGGTGTTGCCAGGACAGGAGATGCAATAATTCTGTCGGAAATCGGGCTGGTAGGTGCCCAGGGCACAGCGGATGCAGCGGTGGACGCTGGTGTTGTAGTAATGCCCGGGGGAGCACTGGACTGGAGGGGGGGTCAGAAAGCACAGGGGGGGTTGTGTCAGACACCCACATGCTGAGtgttccctccctctcccttaGGACCAGCTCCCACCTACCTTTGGTGTCACAGTCCTGGAAGGAGAGGGCTCCCTCGTGGCGGGTGGTCAGGCCCCCCCCACAGGGGAAGCAGAGTGCCCGCCCCACCTCGGGCTGGTAGGACCCTCGGGGACATGGCTGGCAGGGCCTGAAGCCATCAGCTGAGTGCTGGCCAGGGGGACACTGACCTGTGGGCACAGGCAGGCTCAGTCCTGACATCCCCCAGGCCCAGGGGTCTTGCTCCCCGTGCCTggctccctgccccagcccccagccttGGCAGCATCAAAAAATCCGGAGCAATTCCTGCGCTCTCTAAAAGATGAATGCCCCAAAACCTTCTGCTATTGCAGCCTTGGCCACCCCCCAGGTGTCCCTTCTTGTCTCCCACTCCAGCTTTGTCAGCATCAGTCCAGATGTTGGATCATCCCAGATCAATTCCTCCCCTTCCAGGGGTCCCTTCTAAAAGACAAACACCCAAAACCCCAACTTCAGTGGGTCCTGGTGATACTCAGggcttttccctcctctgcgTGGGGGCTGATGGTTGAGGTTGCAGCCTCCAaatgtcccctcctgtccccatgtGCCCCCCccagccacagcagcaccaaTAAACCCAGGGCAAGCACTGCCCTTCCCGGGGTTCCCTCTGAACACCCAAACCAGCAACTTCTACAGGTCCTGGGGGTGCTCCCTGCCCTCCTCACCCGTGCAGCCGGTGATGTTGGTGGCCCCCACCGGTCCGAAGGTGTCACCACGGGGACACAGGTCACAGGAGAGCTGCCCTTCCTTCTCCTGGTAGGTGCCGGGGGGGCAGGGGACGCACTGCTCGGTCTGCCCGTGGTAATACGTTCCCTGCGAGCAGCTGACTGAGAGCCGGGGGGGGACGTCAGTGATGTGACAAGGTGGTGGCTGTCCCCACCAGGTCTCCACCCGCACCCCGTGATGCTCCTCTCTTACCACACTTGGTACCGAGGCGCTGCTGACCCGGTCCGCAGCTTTCCTGCCTCTCGGGGGCCACGCTCAGCTTCCTGGCGACCTCGTACTCCATCCCCGCGAACCGGAGCAGGAACCGTTCCTGGTTGATGGATTTCTTCAGGGCTTTGATGGCCgacttcagctttttctccaCCCGCTGGCGCAGGCAGTGCAGGTTGCAGCTggctgggggtgcagggggggaatgggggtacagggggaagaggggaggcagtaaggagggagggagggagagggaaaccCAGCAGGATGAAGACCAGCTGCCAAATGCAAGTGCCGCCCAGAGCATCCCAATCCAGTGTGGGATGAGAACTGGTTCAGCTTTCCCTGCTGCATGGGGATGGCAATGTCCCCTTGGTCCCACCACCAACACTCTGGTCCCACCACTCTTCTTTTGGTTCCACCAATGCCCCCCTAGTCCCAGCATCACCCCCTGGTTTCACCACCATCCCTCTGATCCCACCACCATCCCTTTGGTTCCACTACCACCCCTCTGGGCCCACCACTATCCCTTTGGTCTCATCAAAATCCCCTTggtcccaccaccaccaccctggtgCCATTACTCTCCCTCTGGTCTCACCACCATTCCCCTGGTCCCACCACTATCTCTCTGGTCCCACTACCACCCCTCTGGGCCCACCATCATCCCCATGGTCCCACCatttccctgcctgcacccaaGACTGACCAAGCCAACCCTGTGCCCACCTGTGGTCTCCTCTGGTTTGATTTCTGCCTCAAACTCCAGCGTGATCCGTGTCACCTCCTTGTTGGGGGAGTTGCGAGCCCTGCGTCCCTTCCCTTTCTTGGATGAGTCACACTTGAGGTTGACAAAGGTGACCTGGCAGTCGGAGCAAGGTGCCGAACCCCCTGCACATGGGGGGACAGTCAGGACCCTGTTCCTCCCAGGGGGATGGGCACCCTGCCACCCCTCTGCCATCACACCTCACCTTGAGCCCCAaccttcccagcctcctcctgcttGCCCTTGGCCCGTGGGTGCAGGTGGCACTTGGCATCCTTGATCTTGAAGGAAGCTTTTTGCTTGATTGGTGCAGCAACAGTCTCTAAAAGTAAAGGCAGGTGCTCAACAACCCCCGGGTGAGGTGGCTCTGGCTGGAGGTGGCCATGGGCACCCTGGGACCCTCTTACCGAggcactgctggctgctgttgCTGGGTCtctgctgcccaccctgccGCAGGATGGGGGTCCCACAGCTCACTGTGTAGCTGCTGTCAGACtctgagggaaggagggatgggagTCAGGGGATGCTGGAGTGGCTGCCCCGTCCCCCAGGGGGTGCAGGGACAGATGGTTGTGCCATGGGGGGACAatgctcagcaccctcccacAGAGATCCTGCACCAGGGACCCATCCTGTGGATCTACACCCAACAAAAAGACCCCTGAGCAACCCCCTCCCTCCTTGCCCTGGCCACTACTGGGTGCTCTGGCCAtgcagctgctccttcccccaCACCAGTTTGGGTCACCCAGGGAACTGGGGACTCCCTTGCCcgtgctggtggtggtggcactGCTGGTACCTGGCAGAAAGCGGGCCCTG belongs to Calypte anna isolate BGI_N300 chromosome 26, bCalAnn1_v1.p, whole genome shotgun sequence and includes:
- the SCUBE3 gene encoding LOW QUALITY PROTEIN: signal peptide, CUB and EGF-like domain-containing protein 3 (The sequence of the model RefSeq protein was modified relative to this genomic sequence to represent the inferred CDS: deleted 2 bases in 1 codon); the protein is MQTGIAMGALQIAGFSIIFFLHHSGNTLANKASQDVDECVEGTDNCHIDAICQNTPKSYKCICKSGYTGDGKHCKDVDECEREDNAGCVHECVNIPGNYRCTCYDGFRLAHDGHNCLDLDECSEGNGGCQQTCVNMMGSYECFCREGFFLSDNQHTCIQRPEEGMNCMNKNHGCAHICRETPKGGIACECRPGFELTKNQRDCKLTCNYGNGGCQHTCDDTDQGPKCGCHVKFLLHSDGVTCIETCAVNNGGCDSKCHDAATGVHCSCPMGFMLQPDRKTCKDIDECRLNNGGCDHICRNTVGSFECSCKKGYKLLINERNCQDIDECSFDRTCDHLCINTPGSFQCLCNKGYTLYGLTHCGDIDECSINRGGCKFGCINTPGSYQCTCPSGCKLHWNKKDCTELLKCLPGSVPPRAILTCNKMGKKDSCALTCASRARFLPESDSSYTVSCGTPILRQGGQQRPSNSSQQCLETVAAPIKQKASFKIKDAKCHLHPRAKGKQEEAGKVGAQGGSAPCSDCQVTFVNLKCDSSKKGKGRRARNSPNKEVTRITLEFEAEIKPEETTASCNLHCLRQRVEKKLKSAIKALKKSINQERFLLRFAGMEYEVARKLSVAPERQESCGPGQQRLGTKCVSCSQGTYYHGQTEQCVPCPPGTYQEKEGQLSCDLCPRGDTFGPVGATNITGCTGQCPPGQHSADGFRPCQPCPRGSYQPEVGRALCFPCGGGLTTRHEGALSFQDCDTKVQCSPGHYYNTSVHRCIRCALGTYQPDFRQNYCISCPGNTTTDFDGSTSVSQCKNRQCGGELGEYTGYIESPNYPGNYPANIECTWNINPPPKRKILIVVPEIFLPSEDECGDVLVMRKNSSPSSITTYETCQTYERPIAFTARSRKLWINFKTSEANSARGFQIPYVTYDEDYEQLVEDIVRDGRLYASENHQEILKDKKLIKAFFDVLAHPQNYFKYTEKHKEMLPRSFIKLLRSKVSSFLRPYK